The segment ATTTCACTTTAATAATATCATCAAGTGTGCTACTTTTATACTCATGGCTGAAAAAACAGTTATTTCCACAAATCAGTTGAGCTATCCGAAAAACAACAACAACAACAACAACAACAAGAGCAGTTTCCTGGAATTGCCGGATATTTCAGGGCTGTGGCCGACACTGCATCTTTTGAACAGTTCCACTCTGGTCTCAGTATCCGGGGCCTTGAGAATATATCTTGCTTTCCTTCTGCTTCAGATGCAATTCAATATTCTCTCCTGTATAGCAGGTGGTCTTGTTGTGTATGCTGTGTACACCCTGGACCGTGCGCTTGATTCTGAGGAAGATGCTGTTAACAGGTCCGAGCTTAAGGGTGCAAGAACTAAAATAGTACTCTTTGTTTGCTTACTTGCATTTCTGGTAGGTGCATATCTTCTATTCCTTGACGGACTTCTTCTCCTGGCATTTCTTCCTCTCATTACCGGTTACCTTTACAGTAAAGGGCTGAAGGTCGGTAAATTCCATTTGAAACTAAAAGGCGGCCTTGGCGTCAAGAATCTTGTTGTTGGCACAACCTGGGGTGCATTCATTGCCGGTATTGCAGGCTGGTATGCTGAGAGCATTTTCCCGGTGATTGCAGTTTTCCTTTTCTTTGGCATCAAACTTTTCGTAAATTCATCTGTCTATGATTTCAAGGATATCAAAGGTGATGCCCTTGCAGGAATCAAAACTCTGCCCGTAAGCCTTGGTCCGCAGAGAACTCGTGACCTGCTTTTGAGTATGCATCTTTTCTC is part of the Methanococcoides methylutens MM1 genome and harbors:
- a CDS encoding UbiA family prenyltransferase — protein: MAEKTVISTNQLSYPKNNNNNNNNKSSFLELPDISGLWPTLHLLNSSTLVSVSGALRIYLAFLLLQMQFNILSCIAGGLVVYAVYTLDRALDSEEDAVNRSELKGARTKIVLFVCLLAFLVGAYLLFLDGLLLLAFLPLITGYLYSKGLKVGKFHLKLKGGLGVKNLVVGTTWGAFIAGIAGWYAESIFPVIAVFLFFGIKLFVNSSVYDFKDIKGDALAGIKTLPVSLGPQRTRDLLLSMHLFSHSLLGLLILSGTIAHEPMILVYSFIAGMVCIYRFTVPTENESKSRMHKRLFVVDGESSMIVGLRAFTGM